Within Sander lucioperca isolate FBNREF2018 chromosome 22, SLUC_FBN_1.2, whole genome shotgun sequence, the genomic segment ACCCTGATGGTGTCTGTTTTTAGTTGGTTTCGTTTTTGCTCAGTGCCATAACAGTTCCAGCAGGCAGGATTCCTTGATTCACAGACAACGAACCCGACATCCTTCCTGAAGCATTTCTGATCTCAGGCCTGGTGCATCAGAAAGCCAGACCTGTTTATTATGTTATTACAAGCTGTCAGGTCTGCACTCAGCTCTTCAAATCACGGATGTAAACTACACCAGCTAATGTTACCATAAATGTGTTGTCCTGTCGACGTTATCACAAGCTCATCCGCATTTAGCTAGTTAACGCTACAACATTAGCTAACTAAGTCAGAAGATCTGAGCTTTCTTATGCTAAAAATGGAAGACACACAGGTGATTAAAGTCGCTTAAACTGGACCGTGCATAAACGGGTTAGCGTATATATCCAACCACCTTCATccctgtaacgttaacgttaattaTATGTCTATACAGGCGACAAGTTTAACAACAGCAgctgctggtaaaatatgtcGTCGATGGCTAACATTAAGGAGTGGTTTGGCTCATAGGCTACTTTATAATATAAACAGCACGCAGATTACGTTACTAGCTAAATTACTGTTAGCGAGATCAACCAGCTTTCAAACAACGTAAGCTAGGTAACATTAACTACTCTGTTCTGTGTACACACCGAGCACTGAGCCACATATCTGCCACTGCTAATGCACAACCACTGATACGGCTACAGCAGTGCTAGCTAATGCTATcgaacattagctagctaacgtagcTACTGACAGAAGCTACAAGTAGCCAGGCTAACGGCGTTAGCTAGCAAGCGCAGTGGAATGGCATTTCATTAGCAAATATGTTGCAGTCATTTTGCATGCATTCAAATTATGAAATGTTACAACGCTGAGAAATAGTTATTACATCTCCAGCGAACGTTACTCACCTCTGGAATCACATATGAAGAAAAGCTAGcgtgctagctagcttagctaaaGTGCTTTagtgcgattttttttttttagctttttgagGCATTCGTCGAGGCTACAAGAACAGCGACGCCTGAGCGAACAGTCAAGTAAGTGGCAGATGATGAAAATACACACGCAATAAGCTACTGGTTGTAAATAAGTACTAACACTGTAATAGTGTAAACCCTAATGTGCAGAAGAATTTAAATTTCAAAGCGCTGTGTAGTCTGTCGGTTGACGGGCGGCCATTTTGCTGCTCAGCATGAAGCGTCTCCAATGGCCAGCCTGTGGCAGCTGCGTGGAAGCCCTCTGACTGGCTGGCTCCTATCGGGAGGGATGCATAAAAGACGCATTTTTGACCTTCATAAACTTTTGACAGTCAAGCTTATCACAACTGTTTATGCTTCATAGGTTAACATCCCTCCCAAATGCAAACTTTAAGTTTGCCACTAAAGTCTTAACAGCCATTTGCAGAAATTTGCATATTCATAAGCGCCGCTCATATCTGTTGATAGCATGGGTCCGAAAAAGAGAGGAGCAAGGAAAAGAACATCCGAGGAGGCTTTGGGAGGAGAAAAGCACAGAGAGGGCAATGAGGAGGAGGCTGAGGAGAGGggagacaggaggaggaagaaccgCGGCAATAACAAATACATTGGAGCTCATGTTGGCATTCAAGGTAATGCAATCTTATTAAACTCTCCTTAAGTAATTAAAACACCCACACTCAATATTTattgtgctctctctctcttttatatGTCCCCAGGTGGCATATGGAAAGCAGTGGGGTCATGCACAGAGATGGGTGGCAGCAGTTTCGCTCTGTTTCTGGGCTCCCAACGGTCATGGAAGAGGCCTGCACTGGACCAGACAGCTGCAGCAAAGTTTCGGGAGCAATGTTCCCTACAGGAGTATGACCCAGCTCACATCCTGCCTCATGGGTCCTACCTGATGAACTGTGGATCTCCTAAAGAGGGTTTGTCATTAACCAATGGATGTCTCGAACTATCCCTTGCTCCCTCACACTCATCAGTTACCTGGCCTTGTTTTGTTTAGTTATTTAATCTTTTCAACCgtgtctcctcttctcttcgACAACCTCTTCTGTTTTGTGCACCATGTTGCACCCAGATGTGTTTGAGAAGAGCCAGGCCCTGCTGGTGGATGAGCTCAGCCGCTGCAGCCTCCTGGGCCTCAACCTCTACAACTTCCACCCTGGTTCCTCCCTGGGCTCCATCACCACTGAGCAGTGTGTGGCGAAGATAGCAGGAGCTATTAATCATGCTCACCAGCAAACACCTTCTGTGGTTACAGGTACAGGGGCTGGACATAACATAATGGAAATAACAAAAACTCCCAGTGCTATACAGTGGCCCCACAGCAAATACCTGTCTGATGAAGCTCATAATATCTAGATTAAGTGTTGTTCTTATTTGTAGCATTCTAAACATCTGGTGTACTTGGTTTTGTGATGATGAGGGTCAATCTGCGACCACTGGTCCTCGCTTACTGATGCTTTTTCTTACATCATTTTGCTGTGTTTGAGACTAATGCCTCTGCAAATCATGGAGGGACTACTATAAACCATTATTACAAAGGCAGATACTCCCAACAAGGCTATTCAAGTTGAATTAGCAGTGTGTGTCAGCTTTAACAAAGGTCTTATAataacttttataaaaaatgtagTTTCCAAGAAAGACAGGAACTTTGAGGTTATGAGGCCAGATAGTCGCTGGTGTTAGTGCATCAACTACAAAAACTGCAAAATTGTGTCATGTAGCATGGGAAATAAGTCAGAAAACCACAGTGATATATGCTAAACACATGAAAACTGCTTTAGCAAAGATCAACAGTAGAGAACCTCACCAACACTGACCCACTGACAGTAAAGGAAGTATTTAGAACCAGGCTAACAAACTACAGCCCTAACAGTGATTTTTATCCGTACCTGTTGATGGCCTTGTCAAGCAGAGAACATTATGAGCTTCACTGAAATAGGAACTTACTGCAAGACAATGCTTTGAGTATTTGAATCTCAGCATAGCGCGAGAATTCAGCAGTCAAATCCAGTGCACACAAATGAAAATCTAATTTGATTAAAATCACAATTGGTGGGTTAATCCCTTTTGCATGCAATTAAGAAAATTGGACTTTATAATGTTCTTGACCCCATTTGGGAGGATTTATATTTTACTACCACAAGTCAATTATCAAAACAAATTAGGCATGTCGTCATGGCAAACAAAACCATTTGACCTCTGACTGACGTCTGTGTTAATACGTAACTTACAATTTGCAGAACTGACTGCAGGCTTGACACTGGTGTTGCATTACTTGTGATTCATGACAATGACCACAGTCCTTTTGACTCGCATACCCCAAATGCCGCTGGTGTGACAAGAATACACTGCAGCGGAATGCCTGCAAAAACAGTGAAGCAGTAACACAACTGGCCCCAGGCTGTGCTTTAGGAATGAACAACGTCAGCCAATTATCATTTTCTGTTACGGCATTACAAAACTGGAATTCATTGCCCACTACAATCaaagatatacatacatattccaCCTTTACAACACACCTTAAAACATGGCAGTCCGATAACTATTACTACACACATTAATCTGTCAGATGCGATGGTGTGTTTGTTCGATGTGACATAGTCATTGTTGCTGTCGCTCCATCTCTGCTGCCTGCCTCAGTTATGTCTTGTATGTGCTTTCAATGTGGCCTCTGAGACCCTTCTCCTTTCTCCTTCGTATTGTATTAACTGCATGGACTGCTTcaatctgtgtttgtttgtttgtgtgccacTTCTTTGTATGTTTTAACCCTTTGTTTGCTTAGGCCTGCTGTTATTATAGATGTAATGTAACTAATTTTAATATGTTAATCATTGTATTTTACAGCTGGAAATTAGCCATCAAGGCTAAAGCTGCTCCTTTTACTGTATAGTTAATTAAAGGAGACTGTCCACGACattaaaaactaataaaaaatttTGGACATGTATCAGGTGTTGTAGCAGGTTGGGGGGGGTGCGAGTATTGGAGTAGAATGGGTGTGTCGGACTGATAGtgccttcttttcttttgcccCCCATGTGGTCAGTGTTGGAGAACATGAGCGGTCAGGGCAGTACGGTGGGTGGGAAGTTCTCTGAGCTAAAGAGCATCATAGACAAAGTGAGAGACCAGACCAGAGTAGGAGTGTGTCTGGATACCTGCCACGCCTACGCAGCAGGTGAGTGATACCGGACGTTAATCTTTTTGTCCCACAAAATCAAGGGCAATCAAAAATGGAAAATAGTTCATAGTTTGCTTTAACTTCATGGTATAAACCTATAATCTGCTTTATATCTAAGCCTTAACATATTGATACTGGCATTAGGGCTGCGagtgctgtttgtttttgtgctgaAGGGTTGTTTCATGTCTTGGTAGGATATGACGTGGCTGCAGTGGGAGGAGTGAAGGCCATGCTTGATGAGTTTGATCAGGAAGTGGGGCTCCACTATCTTAAAGCCATCCATCTCAATGACTCCAAAGGTACAGCCaggcagactgatctcatgaagtggcgtatgtatgacacgccaattggtATGCCAATTATAATTTATTAAGACGCACACTCGCTTTTCTgagtgtttatcaacgccgtttgtcctccattgacttacattaccttgcgtttgtgtgtgaattgacgccgtagcgagtagaatgaaagggcgaaaatccgtgtaggcaggttggtcggggtgcgggatgggtaaaacacaggactttcacacaggagaccggagatcgtgtcccgcgtgtgatgtttccttaccacgtttttcttttcctaaacccaacccagttcttcttttcctaaatccaaccagtttttcttttcctaaacccaacccagttcttcttttcctaatcccaccGGTTTTTCTTTCCCCCCGCGTGTGACGTTAAAACCAACCGTAGCCTGCTGTATCACAGCGTAGATATACAtgcagatagctcaaaatgcgtacagataacacgccgcttggctttaggaaagtggcgggtatgtttacgcgaagtaaATATATCATGTTGAACCAGGACTTTCTCACACAAatatcacatacatacatacatagacatTAGATGGATGAGTTCATTGAGTTTGACGAACTTTGTTATGAATTCAACTCTGCTTTGTTAGCTCTCACTGTCCTTTCTGACTTTTTAGTTTCCTTTTTTTGCAGGTAAACTAGGCTGCCACCTCGATCGCCATGAAGACATTGGTAAAGGTCACATCGGAATCTCTGCTTTCCGAGACATCGTCAATGAACCCAGACTGGACAACATCCCTCTGATACTGGAGACACCTGGACGGTGAGATAACTGCACAGACGAGGGGTTTGTTTGTGAACAGTGGATAGATATGGTCTTGACATTGGACAACTTAATTAAATCACAAAAAAGGAATATAATGGAGAAGAGTGCATGGTCTGTTCTGACTGagttatatgtttttttaaagtaaataagtaatttATGGATGTCATTGTGAGGCAGGTGCAGTTTTAACATGGCTGTTATTTCCTTTCCCCACAGGCCAGGGTTCGAGTATGCTGAGCAGATTGAACTTCTCTATTCCCTCTGTAAGAAAAACTAGTAAGCACCCTTACTGATGAATTGGCACCGCTAAACTGGACCCTGCCAAACCACAGCTCACACGTCTGTGAAGAGAATCAAAATCGTTCGTCAAGGACCAAAGTGGATGGGTGGCGGATCCCGTTCTCCTTAATCACACTCCGAATTTGTTTGGTTGTTAATCACCGTGTGGACAGTTCTGAACATGAGTTGAATAAATGTGTTGTTCAAAGTTTTTGTTTGACTTGTGGAGGAGTTGTCTTGTTTACAATGAGACTCTAGATGGCAGCATTAACACACAGCACTAACCTTATTTCAGAGTCCTCAGTGTGACGCCAAATAACACAGGCACAgacataaaaatgtataaaaatccAATTTACATGCACATTTGCATTTGGCAGTCACATTCTAATGGTGCAGTTTCAATTTATAGGACCTAATGTAGTTATTGACAACTGTATTTTTCTTATCTGATCCCTTCAAATGCCATTATTCGAGGAACACAGGTGACCCTCATTTTATTGCTAATGTGCATCTTTGGTgtacattcatatatatatatatatatatatatatatatatatatatatatatatatatatatactccaGCTGCAGACTCCTGGGAGGACACCAGTTGATTGTCACACCTATTCCAACACCCCACGGTGCACATAGACatacgtgtacacacacacacacacacacacacctgacattTGAGGCTTTGAAACATACAGCTTTCTATTTGTGAATGCAGCTGAGAAAAAGACACGAGAGAGCAAATACGTGAGAGAAACGTGGGGTTTAGGAATATGAGCTACTAATATGTGTTGACTTTAGTGTGACTCCTAATACTCAAAACAGTGCAAACACAACCAATGCAAGTTTGATCATGTTTTCTGGAGTCATATTAAACTTTTCCCACAGCTGCATGTATTCAAGACCGTTTGTTTACAGGTGGTAAAGACACATAAGGTAACACAGTAACAGGAAAGGAGTGATTTCTGAGTTCAAAACTCAAATTAATCTATATATTCTCCACTTTTACTTGCTCTAACATGTATTTTTATGACGTTTCTACTCTTTTCATGTGCTTGTATGTACAATATCTGTATCTGACCTCTTCTCGTAGAACTTCTTTGTCTCAGATCGTAGCATAAGGGTCACAGGATTGTTTTGTTCCCTCCATTATCTGGGCACTGAGACTTTGACCTTGCGCTGTTAACTCTTGTTTACATGCAACATAAGTCATCTTGGAATTAAAACTTAATCTCCTGCTTCATACACTGTGGATAAGAGCGTCAAGTAAGAGCAGGTCCAGACAGTATATGTCTTTCAGTGTGGTGTTAACAGAGACAGGAAGTGGAGGTGCCTGGCCCAAGAATGTCTCTGCTCTCAGGTCCCACCCACAGGAAATGCCTGTCCAGCCTGTTTGAGTCTGTGCTGacgaaaaaaaaagtactcTCCTGTTTGTGTGAATAATGAAGAGGCTGGTCCTGGTACTTGTATGCTCTATAGTTTAGATAAGCAGATGTCTGATGGTTTTCAGAGGTGTTCTGGCAATGTGGCGGGTCAGGGGTTACAACCCAGGGAAGCCGAAGACTAAACAGTGAACACACATTCCTGAAGGAGAAATCCACCAATGGGAATATAAAAATGCCTTGCCAATCTCTAATTAT encodes:
- the si:ch211-141o9.10 gene encoding probable endonuclease 4 isoform X2; translation: MGPKKRGARKRTSEEALGGEKHREGNEEEAEERGDRRRKNRGNNKYIGAHVGIQGGIWKAVGSCTEMGGSSFALFLGSQRSWKRPALDQTAAAKFREQCSLQEYDPAHILPHGSYLMNCGSPKEDVFEKSQALLVDELSRCSLLGLNLYNFHPGSSLGSITTEQCVAKIAGAINHAHQQTPSVVTGYDVAAVGGVKAMLDEFDQEVGLHYLKAIHLNDSKGKLGCHLDRHEDIGKGHIGISAFRDIVNEPRLDNIPLILETPGRPGFEYAEQIELLYSLCKKN
- the si:ch211-141o9.10 gene encoding probable endonuclease 4 isoform X1 translates to MGPKKRGARKRTSEEALGGEKHREGNEEEAEERGDRRRKNRGNNKYIGAHVGIQGGIWKAVGSCTEMGGSSFALFLGSQRSWKRPALDQTAAAKFREQCSLQEYDPAHILPHGSYLMNCGSPKEDVFEKSQALLVDELSRCSLLGLNLYNFHPGSSLGSITTEQCVAKIAGAINHAHQQTPSVVTVLENMSGQGSTVGGKFSELKSIIDKVRDQTRVGVCLDTCHAYAAGYDVAAVGGVKAMLDEFDQEVGLHYLKAIHLNDSKGKLGCHLDRHEDIGKGHIGISAFRDIVNEPRLDNIPLILETPGRPGFEYAEQIELLYSLCKKN